Proteins from one uncultured Desulfuromonas sp. genomic window:
- a CDS encoding EAL domain-containing protein: MQRFRSTKTLEKLSLKPVRYFLAFFVMLALLAAIVFLVNSYQTTLTEHRQRLAYLNHLEVQDTLLTLQQYESLLRIAGNRLVEAGVDRNPENGRNSIEAMKSINKGLGGFGIARPDGQLLLVSTIPPGMPLPNLLAKEESRAGYQEALARDYLVLGRTYFMPELGRWVLPMRVALRDPKTHKVHHVMIAGLALANHTTLWHHGALDKGLVTQVIRENDGYIVARNPLDIDPNRVFLQPLGDETLEALRRYRLQPDQLVELNKGHHCLVSYVEKYGLYIVTEEPLDLLYRAWLQNSLPVLGALLAVNLLCFVVFRYISNLYRRTQAQILFQATHDALTGLPNRRMVYEEISRTIADCEMTCLRFAVLFLDLDNFKRINDNFGHAIGDEALKKMAQQLSENSQCHLVGRQGGDEFIVITPQIADHRGIQKIVRNVLQSAQKTLTIDYYEINLGTSIGVGVYPDDGDNAEALLRCADLALYKSKTVKRGEFLFYSTEMNEQAQRRLLVENQLSKSLEREELTVYYQPQYQPQADQVTCCEALLRWNSPELGQVRPDEFIEVAEESGQIEALGQFVLNQALKDIRQLNLQRHLPMQVAVNISAKQLLYSPIVEQLQQALSHQSLDASLLKIEITESVLIADFETAVTVLRQIRQLGVQVALDDFGTGYSSLAYLSRLPCEEIKIDKEFVQNMLIHRDDENLVQSIIAMAKALNRRVVAEGVETLEHLEKLTLFGCDYIQGYYISPPVPLDAFSRFLDDMASARNDEDL; this comes from the coding sequence GTGCAACGTTTTCGTTCAACGAAGACTTTGGAAAAGCTGTCGCTGAAACCGGTGCGCTATTTTTTAGCGTTCTTTGTGATGCTTGCCCTGTTGGCTGCCATTGTCTTTCTTGTCAACAGTTATCAGACCACGCTGACTGAACATCGCCAGCGCCTTGCCTATCTCAATCACCTCGAAGTTCAAGATACTCTGTTGACCTTGCAACAATATGAATCTCTGTTGCGCATTGCCGGCAACCGGTTGGTTGAAGCCGGCGTGGATAGGAATCCGGAAAACGGCCGTAATTCCATTGAGGCGATGAAATCCATCAACAAAGGGTTAGGTGGATTCGGCATTGCCCGTCCTGACGGTCAATTGTTGCTTGTTTCAACGATTCCTCCCGGCATGCCACTGCCCAACCTGCTGGCAAAGGAGGAGAGCCGTGCCGGTTATCAAGAGGCTTTGGCAAGGGATTACCTTGTTTTGGGGCGGACCTATTTTATGCCCGAACTCGGCCGTTGGGTTTTGCCGATGCGCGTTGCCCTGCGGGATCCGAAAACCCATAAAGTTCATCATGTCATGATTGCCGGGCTGGCTTTAGCCAACCACACAACACTGTGGCACCATGGCGCTCTCGATAAAGGGTTGGTGACTCAGGTGATCCGGGAAAACGATGGCTACATCGTTGCCCGCAATCCGCTGGACATCGATCCTAATCGTGTGTTTTTGCAGCCGCTGGGCGATGAAACCCTTGAGGCGTTGCGCCGCTATCGATTGCAGCCGGATCAGTTGGTTGAACTCAATAAAGGGCACCATTGCCTGGTGTCCTATGTTGAAAAATATGGTCTGTACATTGTTACCGAGGAACCTCTGGATCTGCTGTATCGAGCCTGGTTGCAGAATTCATTGCCGGTGTTGGGTGCGTTATTAGCCGTCAACCTGTTATGTTTTGTCGTCTTTCGCTATATCTCCAATCTTTATCGACGTACCCAGGCGCAGATTCTCTTTCAGGCGACGCATGATGCATTGACCGGTTTGCCCAACCGACGCATGGTCTATGAAGAGATCTCCCGAACCATTGCAGACTGTGAGATGACATGTCTCCGCTTTGCCGTGCTGTTTCTTGATCTGGACAACTTCAAACGGATCAATGATAATTTCGGTCACGCCATCGGTGATGAAGCGCTGAAAAAAATGGCCCAGCAGCTCAGCGAGAATTCCCAATGTCATCTGGTTGGTCGCCAGGGCGGCGATGAATTCATTGTCATAACGCCGCAGATTGCTGATCATCGAGGGATTCAGAAGATTGTGCGAAACGTTTTACAGTCGGCGCAAAAGACCCTGACCATTGACTATTACGAAATCAACCTCGGTACCAGCATCGGTGTTGGCGTGTATCCCGATGATGGCGATAATGCGGAAGCCCTGTTGCGCTGTGCCGACCTGGCCCTGTATAAATCCAAAACAGTCAAACGCGGTGAGTTTTTGTTCTACAGCACTGAGATGAACGAACAGGCCCAGCGGCGCTTGTTGGTGGAGAACCAACTGAGCAAGAGTTTGGAACGCGAAGAACTGACGGTTTATTATCAGCCGCAGTATCAGCCACAAGCCGATCAGGTGACCTGTTGTGAAGCCCTGTTACGTTGGAACAGCCCGGAACTCGGCCAGGTGCGTCCCGATGAATTTATCGAAGTGGCTGAAGAGAGTGGCCAGATTGAGGCGCTGGGCCAGTTTGTCCTCAATCAGGCGTTAAAGGATATCCGCCAATTGAACCTTCAGCGCCATCTCCCGATGCAGGTCGCCGTCAATATCAGTGCCAAGCAACTGCTGTACAGTCCGATTGTTGAACAGCTTCAGCAGGCATTGTCGCACCAGTCGCTGGATGCGTCCCTGCTGAAAATCGAGATCACCGAATCGGTGCTGATTGCTGATTTTGAAACCGCCGTTACGGTGTTGCGCCAGATTCGCCAACTGGGCGTGCAGGTGGCTCTCGACGATTTTGGGACCGGTTACAGTTCGCTGGCGTATTTGTCGCGGCTGCCTTGTGAAGAGATCAAGATCGACAAAGAGTTTGTCCAGAATATGCTTATTCATCGCGATGACGAAAATCTGGTCCAGTCCATTATCGCCATGGCCAAAGCGCTCAACCGCAGAGTTGTCGCCGAAGGTGTCGAGACTCTGGAACACCTGGAAAAACTGACCCTGTTCGGTTGTGACTACATCCAGGGCTATTACATCAGTCCTCCGGTTCCCCTCGATGCGTTTTCCCGCTTCCTTGACGATATGGCCTCTGCACGCAACGATGAAGATTTATAA
- a CDS encoding GGDEF domain-containing protein, which translates to MKALVFCVKHRREEIAFLLSQIDVLTEVKIVSPTAIIGIDDCDIFIVVAGVDQKQQVYLNLYLSSISRGIPVVYLSSLNDPSRAEVLELGCSDCLAFEMDLSEISARLKIAVAGKREIKRLSQDKQSMSQTMMEDSLTGLRNRKAFDRAIQIELARFKRQSIPFGLVILDIDYFKRVNDNYGHQVGDHVLKAVSNRIAGSLRELDIPCRYGGEEFAVILPGLTATEAYAAAERVRKLIETIPAYDLQGPPQVTASLGVCSTHIVEDRQKVTAEKLIEWADLALYEAKHQGRNRVEKATRGQAKAVWIDAEA; encoded by the coding sequence ATGAAAGCTCTGGTGTTCTGCGTTAAGCACAGACGTGAGGAGATCGCGTTTCTTCTTAGTCAGATCGATGTGTTGACTGAGGTGAAAATTGTCAGTCCGACGGCAATTATCGGTATTGATGATTGCGATATTTTTATTGTTGTTGCCGGTGTGGACCAGAAACAACAGGTCTACCTCAATCTGTATTTGAGTTCGATTTCGCGCGGTATTCCCGTCGTTTATCTTTCCTCGTTAAATGATCCGAGTCGTGCAGAAGTTCTTGAGCTTGGTTGCTCTGATTGCCTGGCGTTTGAAATGGATCTGTCTGAAATTTCTGCCAGGCTGAAGATTGCGGTGGCTGGCAAACGTGAGATCAAACGTTTGTCGCAGGACAAGCAGAGCATGAGCCAGACGATGATGGAAGACTCTCTCACCGGATTGCGTAATCGCAAAGCGTTTGATCGGGCGATTCAGATAGAATTAGCCCGCTTTAAGCGACAGTCAATCCCCTTTGGTCTGGTCATTCTGGATATTGATTATTTTAAGCGCGTCAATGACAACTATGGGCATCAGGTGGGTGATCATGTTCTCAAGGCGGTTTCCAACCGCATTGCCGGCAGTCTGCGAGAATTGGATATCCCGTGCCGGTATGGGGGCGAGGAATTTGCCGTGATTCTGCCTGGTTTGACAGCGACGGAAGCCTATGCCGCAGCAGAACGGGTGCGCAAGTTGATTGAAACCATCCCCGCCTATGACCTCCAGGGCCCGCCGCAGGTGACCGCCAGCCTTGGTGTCTGTTCGACCCATATCGTTGAAGACCGTCAGAAGGTGACGGCTGAGAAACTGATCGAATGGGCGGACTTGGCTCTTTATGAGGCAAAACACCAGGGGCGCAACCGCGTCGAAAAAGCAACACGCGGTCAAGCCAAAGCGGTCTGGATTGACGCTGAGGCTTAA
- a CDS encoding VWA domain-containing protein — protein MIDTFHFIRPLWLVALPLLWWVCWWLQRRRQRSGWQQQCDAELLPHILIGTAARRSSLPILLLWLTATLTPIALAGPTWQEQPQPIFRQQSALVILLDLSQSMNATDLKPNRLTLARLKITDLLRERREGQTALIAFAADAFTVVPLTEDTHTITALLNSLQPELMPAQGSQPQRAINLGVQLFQQAGAKQGLLLLVTDDDTPQTATAAANAAQQAGYALSVLGIGSKEGAPIPLKQGGFVKDASGQMVLPRLNSSALKDLAQAGGGLYHDLTIDNRDLDTLLSRLGTRTEDPQQESSHSTTKRWQDEGPWLLWPLAVLVAAGFRRGWLLMLCLLVWLPQPAHALQWQELWRNDNQRGQQAFEQQDYATAEEQFDDPAWKASALYRQGNFEQAEKLWQDNDTADAWYNRGNALAKSGQYQQAINAYEEALQRAGDHDDALANKKAVEEFLKNQQDQQDQQDQQDQQDQQDQQDQQDQQDQQDQQDQQDQQDQQDQQDQQDQQDQQDQQDQQDQQDQQDQQDQQDQQDQQDQQDQQDQQDQQDQQDQQDQQDQQDQQDQQDQQDQQDQQDQQDQQDQQDQQDQQDQQDQQDQQDQQDQQDQQDQQDQQMQQATESESDNQQDFTEAQKQLLRRIPDDPGGLLRRKFLYQYNQRDQHTSGEKPW, from the coding sequence ATGATCGACACCTTCCATTTCATCCGACCGCTCTGGCTCGTGGCGTTACCCCTGCTATGGTGGGTATGCTGGTGGCTGCAGCGCCGTCGTCAACGCAGCGGCTGGCAACAACAATGCGACGCAGAACTGCTGCCCCATATTCTCATCGGCACCGCAGCCCGGCGCAGCTCCCTCCCTATCCTTCTGTTGTGGCTGACCGCGACCTTGACGCCCATTGCCCTGGCCGGACCAACCTGGCAGGAGCAACCACAACCGATTTTTCGCCAGCAATCCGCGCTGGTTATTTTACTGGATTTGTCCCAGTCGATGAATGCCACCGACCTCAAACCCAACCGACTGACTCTGGCGCGGCTGAAAATCACCGACCTGCTGCGCGAACGCCGCGAAGGACAGACCGCCCTGATCGCCTTTGCCGCCGATGCCTTCACCGTTGTGCCGCTGACTGAAGACACCCACACCATCACCGCCCTGCTCAACAGTTTGCAACCTGAACTGATGCCGGCACAAGGCAGCCAGCCCCAGCGCGCAATCAACCTCGGGGTACAACTTTTTCAGCAGGCGGGAGCCAAACAGGGCTTGCTGCTGCTGGTCACGGATGACGATACTCCACAAACCGCAACGGCGGCGGCGAACGCCGCCCAGCAGGCGGGCTATGCTCTGTCCGTGCTCGGTATCGGCAGCAAAGAGGGAGCACCCATCCCCCTGAAACAGGGAGGATTTGTCAAAGATGCCAGCGGCCAGATGGTGCTGCCGCGTCTCAACAGTTCGGCACTCAAGGATTTGGCGCAAGCCGGAGGTGGCCTGTATCACGATCTGACCATCGACAACCGCGACTTGGATACGCTGCTCAGCCGCCTGGGAACCCGCACAGAAGATCCGCAACAGGAGTCCAGTCACTCAACCACCAAACGTTGGCAGGATGAAGGACCGTGGCTGCTCTGGCCCCTTGCCGTCCTTGTGGCCGCAGGCTTTCGGCGTGGCTGGCTGCTGATGCTATGCCTGCTGGTGTGGCTGCCGCAACCGGCCCACGCCCTGCAATGGCAGGAGCTATGGCGCAACGACAATCAACGCGGCCAACAGGCCTTCGAACAACAGGATTATGCCACCGCCGAAGAGCAATTTGATGATCCCGCCTGGAAAGCATCGGCCCTCTATCGTCAGGGGAATTTTGAGCAGGCCGAGAAACTGTGGCAGGACAACGATACGGCTGATGCCTGGTACAACCGTGGCAATGCCCTGGCCAAATCGGGTCAGTATCAACAGGCGATTAACGCCTATGAAGAAGCCCTGCAGCGCGCTGGCGACCATGACGATGCCCTGGCCAACAAAAAGGCGGTTGAAGAGTTCCTCAAGAATCAGCAAGATCAACAGGATCAACAGGATCAACAGGATCAACAGGATCAACAGGATCAACAGGATCAACAGGATCAACAGGATCAACAGGATCAACAGGATCAACAGGATCAACAGGATCAACAGGATCAACAGGATCAACAGGATCAACAGGATCAACAGGATCAACAGGATCAACAGGATCAACAGGATCAGCAGGATCAGCAGGATCAGCAGGATCAGCAGGATCAGCAGGATCAGCAGGATCAGCAGGATCAGCAGGATCAGCAGGATCAGCAGGATCAGCAGGATCAGCAGGATCAGCAGGATCAGCAGGATCAGCAGGATCAGCAGGATCAGCAGGATCAGCAGGATCAGCAGGATCAGCAGGATCAGCAGGATCAGCAGGATCAGCAGGATCAGCAGGATCAGCAGGATCAGCAGGATCAGCAGGATCAGCAGGATCAGCAGGATCAGCAGGATCAGCAGATGCAACAAGCGACGGAATCGGAATCCGACAATCAGCAGGATTTCACCGAGGCCCAAAAACAGCTACTGCGCCGCATTCCGGATGATCCAGGCGGTCTGCTGCGACGTAAATTTTTATACCAATACAACCAGCGCGATCAGCACACTTCGGGAGAGAAACCATGGTAG
- the panP gene encoding pyridoxal-dependent aspartate 1-decarboxylase PanP, whose product MTDNAQANLKNLYRIFTIPEAPESTLGSIDQAITDNLAGFLQEHIVALERDLEEIERDFTDTAIPEQPTFVSDYTEFVKKKLVAQSVHTASPGFVGHMTSAMPYFMLPLSRIMIALNQNLVKVETSKVFTPLERQVLAMLNRLVYNYDDTFYQRWIHDSQSALGAFCSGGTIANITALWTARNQLCGPDGDFQGIAQEGLFAALKHLNCEGLVVLASRRAHYSLGKAVDLLGLGRNNLIAVDTDDNSRVDMRQLRNQCHRVQNEGKRVMALVGIAGTTETGNVDPLEEMADLAEELGCHFHVDAAWGGPTLFSETHRWRLRGIERADSVTIDAHKQLYVPMGAGMVLFKDPAALSAIEHHAAYILRHGSKDLGSHTLEGSRPGKALLVHAGLSIIGRRGYELLIDQGIARAQGFADRIVAHADFELVTPPELNILTYRYNPSWLQSVMAQAPEETVKEINILLDQITQSIQKDQRESGKTFVSRTRLEPTRYHGETITVFRVVLANPLTTDEILDAVLEEQCELACQESLRERFDQLRQLASGCRVERLAL is encoded by the coding sequence ATGACGGATAATGCACAGGCGAACCTGAAAAACCTCTACCGGATCTTTACGATACCGGAAGCACCTGAGTCGACGCTCGGTAGCATCGACCAGGCCATTACCGACAATCTTGCCGGTTTCCTGCAGGAGCACATCGTTGCTCTGGAACGTGATCTCGAAGAGATAGAGCGAGACTTCACCGACACCGCGATACCTGAACAGCCCACCTTTGTTTCCGATTATACCGAGTTTGTCAAAAAAAAGCTGGTTGCCCAATCGGTGCACACCGCGTCTCCGGGATTTGTCGGCCACATGACCTCGGCTATGCCCTACTTCATGTTGCCGCTGTCGCGAATCATGATTGCTCTGAACCAGAATTTGGTCAAAGTTGAAACCTCCAAAGTGTTCACGCCGCTGGAGAGACAGGTTCTGGCCATGCTCAACCGGTTGGTTTACAACTATGATGACACGTTTTATCAACGCTGGATTCACGACAGTCAGAGTGCCCTCGGCGCTTTTTGCTCGGGGGGCACCATCGCCAATATCACCGCATTGTGGACGGCGCGTAATCAACTGTGTGGTCCGGATGGCGATTTTCAGGGGATTGCCCAAGAGGGACTGTTCGCAGCGCTCAAGCATCTCAACTGTGAAGGATTGGTGGTTCTCGCCTCGCGACGTGCCCACTATTCGTTGGGTAAAGCTGTCGACTTACTCGGGCTGGGCCGCAACAATCTGATCGCCGTTGATACCGACGACAACAGTCGCGTTGATATGCGGCAGTTGCGCAATCAGTGTCATCGGGTTCAAAACGAGGGCAAACGGGTCATGGCTTTGGTGGGGATTGCCGGAACCACGGAAACCGGTAATGTTGATCCACTTGAAGAGATGGCTGATCTTGCTGAAGAACTCGGTTGCCATTTCCATGTTGATGCGGCCTGGGGCGGTCCTACCCTGTTTTCCGAAACACACCGCTGGCGGTTACGCGGTATCGAACGTGCTGATTCTGTGACCATTGATGCCCATAAGCAACTTTATGTGCCGATGGGGGCCGGGATGGTGTTGTTCAAAGATCCGGCCGCTCTGTCCGCCATAGAGCATCATGCCGCCTATATCCTGCGTCATGGTTCCAAAGATCTCGGCAGTCACACTCTCGAAGGTTCGCGTCCCGGTAAAGCACTGCTGGTACATGCAGGTTTGTCGATCATCGGTCGGCGTGGCTACGAGCTGTTGATCGATCAAGGCATTGCCCGGGCGCAAGGTTTTGCTGACCGCATTGTCGCCCACGCTGATTTCGAGCTGGTAACGCCGCCGGAGCTTAATATCCTCACGTACCGCTATAATCCGTCATGGTTGCAGAGTGTGATGGCTCAGGCTCCCGAAGAGACCGTCAAAGAGATTAATATCCTCCTTGATCAAATCACCCAGAGTATCCAAAAAGATCAGCGCGAGTCCGGAAAAACCTTTGTATCGCGTACCCGCCTTGAACCCACCCGCTATCATGGTGAAACCATTACCGTGTTCCGCGTTGTGCTGGCCAACCCCCTGACTACGGATGAAATTCTTGATGCCGTGCTTGAGGAGCAGTGTGAGCTGGCTTGTCAGGAATCGTTGCGTGAACGGTTTGACCAGTTACGACAACTCGCTTCCGGGTGTCGCGTCGAGCGCCTGGCACTGTAA
- a CDS encoding BatD family protein → MVGRLLLTLVLLLCTLGSSWAEISVSASRNQLSINDSLVVEIVLSGDNDGDPDLTPLEKDFEIRGRSQSSQIQIINGEMNRSTKWSLSLMPRRSGTLSIPPLCSGQECSQPVSVTVMPQTEQDVANADVLVEVKSQPAERTVVQGQVLYTVRLLLRQPVAQASLSPPQPQGVETLVQKLGEDQRSETYRNGWRYQVIERHYALFPQQSGKLHLPPLEFEAVLQNGRNPFDLQSRIIRQRSNSLDLQVIPPASTEHPWLPALGLRLEDDWQQQPPTLTVGEPATRTITVRGAGVTAAQLPEFALKVPQGFKSYPDQPAREDVSSPTGLSGVLVQKVAVVPTHAGRFELPPLSLYWWDITASRWREETLPAISVDVLPAERQATALPASSVLPDQEPPAPSPVATKSVAEQPSTTPPPPETPARHEPRLWQWVTAACAVGWLITAVLWWRQRCQKQPKAATPPSVTMQSPSQGGKAAAVKAAQTNDARATYDALCQWGQHLASGHVTGADYWQECGDAQVAEEVLRLQRCLYAANHDSWQGGALIDALKQWTPASTEESATTLPSFYPQNRP, encoded by the coding sequence ATGGTAGGACGGTTGTTACTGACACTCGTGCTGCTGTTATGCACCTTGGGCAGCAGTTGGGCGGAAATCTCGGTCTCGGCATCTCGCAACCAGCTGAGTATCAACGATAGTCTGGTGGTGGAGATTGTCCTGTCCGGCGACAACGACGGTGACCCGGACCTGACCCCGCTGGAAAAGGACTTCGAGATCCGCGGTCGTTCACAAAGCTCGCAGATTCAGATCATCAACGGCGAGATGAACCGTAGCACCAAATGGTCGTTATCGCTTATGCCCCGTCGCAGCGGCACCCTGTCCATCCCGCCACTCTGTTCCGGACAGGAGTGTTCACAACCCGTGAGCGTCACAGTCATGCCGCAAACAGAGCAGGATGTGGCCAATGCCGATGTTCTAGTTGAGGTGAAAAGTCAGCCGGCTGAGCGCACGGTTGTCCAGGGGCAAGTGCTTTACACAGTACGGTTATTGCTCCGCCAGCCGGTGGCCCAGGCCAGCCTCAGTCCGCCGCAACCGCAGGGCGTGGAAACTCTGGTGCAAAAGCTTGGTGAAGACCAGCGCTCCGAAACCTACCGCAACGGTTGGCGTTATCAGGTCATTGAACGTCACTACGCACTGTTCCCCCAACAATCGGGGAAACTTCACCTGCCGCCATTAGAGTTTGAGGCTGTGCTGCAGAACGGGCGCAATCCGTTTGATCTTCAGAGCCGCATCATCCGCCAGCGCAGCAACAGCCTGGATTTGCAGGTGATCCCACCGGCCTCTACCGAACATCCTTGGCTTCCAGCTCTTGGCTTACGTCTCGAAGATGACTGGCAACAGCAGCCACCGACGCTCACAGTCGGCGAACCGGCGACACGCACCATCACCGTCCGCGGCGCCGGAGTCACAGCAGCCCAACTGCCTGAGTTCGCCTTGAAAGTTCCACAAGGGTTTAAAAGCTATCCAGACCAGCCCGCGCGCGAAGATGTCAGCAGTCCCACCGGCCTCAGTGGTGTTTTGGTGCAAAAAGTCGCCGTGGTGCCCACTCATGCCGGACGTTTTGAGCTGCCGCCACTGTCCCTCTATTGGTGGGATATCACGGCATCACGCTGGCGCGAGGAGACCCTGCCCGCCATCAGTGTCGATGTCCTGCCGGCCGAGCGTCAGGCAACAGCACTGCCCGCCTCATCGGTGCTTCCCGACCAGGAGCCACCAGCGCCGTCGCCGGTCGCAACCAAAAGTGTTGCGGAACAGCCTTCAACCACACCGCCACCGCCAGAAACACCTGCCCGACACGAGCCTCGGCTATGGCAGTGGGTCACTGCGGCCTGTGCTGTCGGATGGCTGATCACGGCTGTGCTGTGGTGGCGACAACGGTGTCAAAAGCAACCCAAGGCAGCGACACCACCTAGCGTCACCATGCAGAGTCCATCTCAGGGAGGCAAAGCAGCCGCTGTCAAAGCGGCGCAGACGAATGACGCTCGTGCAACCTATGATGCGTTATGTCAATGGGGACAACACCTGGCTAGCGGACATGTGACAGGAGCCGACTACTGGCAGGAGTGTGGTGATGCGCAGGTCGCCGAGGAGGTTCTCCGGCTGCAACGCTGCCTGTACGCGGCCAATCACGACAGCTGGCAGGGAGGTGCCCTGATTGACGCGTTGAAGCAATGGACACCGGCCAGCACAGAAGAATCTGCGACAACATTGCCGAGTTTCTATCCGCAAAACCGACCTTAA
- the amt gene encoding ammonium transporter: protein MTLHNELDYHWIILCAFLVFMMQLGFAMVETGCVRSKNTINVAMKNLADATFGFVFFWLIGYGLMFGRDHSGLFGTSHFMIDGTDFSQSAFFFFQAMFATTSATIVSGAVAERMKFSGYIITAIIVTSLIYPLFGHWAWGNGGWLREMGFVDFAGSTVVHSMGAWVGLAGALILGPRLGKFHRDQIRIFAPSNHNFIVFGVFVLWFSWFGFNAGSLLSFAPSVASILMNTLLSGATGGISAYLISLLFTRQVGVELFSFGIIAGLVGITAGCAEFTAQQSAWVGFVSAIVMFLADRALLRLRIDDPLSVVAIHGFTGVWGTLAVAFYGELPAGLSRGGYIQIQATGVIAAFVLAFSSGLIVFMLLKSFTALRVSRRHEALGLNVTEHQARLPWVDTIESIIKIMRSGNLHKKIHEERGTEVGVVARFFNYLLIRLRDRQVELVASNKSLQSQVYFDPLTKVHNRRGALEKIRRQAPATPMSVIIIDIDHFKTVNDTYGHDVGDVVLKELAELIQQLIRNQDLFARWGGEEFILLCETSVLDEARRIAEKLRSSIAAYPFTTVNHLTCSFGVCSPEQQDLPFDVLFKNADVALYRAKEMGRNRVCCS, encoded by the coding sequence ATGACGTTACATAACGAACTCGACTACCACTGGATTATTCTGTGTGCGTTCCTGGTTTTTATGATGCAACTGGGTTTCGCCATGGTAGAAACCGGCTGCGTCCGCTCCAAAAACACTATCAATGTGGCCATGAAAAACCTGGCTGACGCGACGTTTGGCTTTGTTTTCTTCTGGCTCATCGGTTATGGATTGATGTTCGGCCGTGACCATAGCGGTCTCTTTGGGACGTCTCATTTCATGATTGACGGCACAGACTTCTCCCAAAGTGCCTTCTTTTTCTTTCAGGCCATGTTTGCCACAACCTCTGCGACCATTGTCTCTGGAGCGGTTGCCGAACGGATGAAATTCAGCGGTTACATCATTACCGCCATCATTGTTACATCGTTGATCTACCCGCTGTTCGGCCATTGGGCCTGGGGCAACGGCGGCTGGCTCAGAGAGATGGGCTTTGTCGATTTTGCCGGATCAACGGTGGTGCATTCTATGGGTGCCTGGGTCGGCTTGGCAGGTGCGCTGATTCTCGGACCGCGGCTGGGAAAATTCCATCGCGATCAAATCCGTATTTTTGCACCGAGCAATCATAACTTTATTGTTTTCGGCGTGTTTGTTTTATGGTTCTCCTGGTTTGGCTTCAACGCAGGCAGTTTGCTGTCGTTTGCACCCTCGGTCGCATCGATTTTGATGAACACCCTGCTCTCCGGTGCCACCGGTGGCATCAGCGCCTACCTGATCAGCCTGCTTTTTACCCGCCAGGTTGGTGTCGAGTTGTTCAGTTTCGGCATCATTGCCGGTCTGGTTGGCATTACTGCGGGTTGCGCTGAATTCACCGCTCAGCAATCGGCTTGGGTTGGTTTTGTTTCAGCCATTGTCATGTTCCTTGCTGATCGTGCGTTATTGCGACTGCGTATTGATGATCCCCTCAGCGTGGTGGCAATCCACGGATTTACCGGCGTCTGGGGGACACTGGCCGTTGCGTTTTATGGTGAACTGCCAGCAGGACTCAGTCGCGGTGGCTATATCCAGATTCAGGCCACTGGTGTTATCGCTGCCTTTGTCCTGGCGTTTTCCAGCGGCTTGATCGTCTTTATGCTGCTCAAAAGCTTTACCGCCCTGCGCGTGTCACGACGCCACGAGGCATTGGGACTCAACGTCACCGAGCACCAGGCCCGATTGCCCTGGGTGGACACCATCGAGAGCATCATTAAAATCATGCGCTCCGGCAATCTGCATAAAAAAATACATGAGGAGCGCGGCACTGAAGTTGGGGTGGTTGCCCGCTTTTTCAACTACCTGCTGATCCGCCTGCGCGACCGGCAGGTGGAACTGGTCGCATCGAACAAATCACTGCAATCCCAAGTTTATTTTGACCCTCTGACCAAGGTGCATAATCGCCGCGGCGCGCTGGAAAAAATTCGCCGCCAAGCCCCAGCGACCCCGATGTCGGTCATTATTATCGACATTGACCATTTCAAAACCGTCAACGACACCTACGGCCATGATGTGGGTGATGTCGTCCTTAAAGAGCTGGCCGAGTTAATTCAACAGCTGATCCGCAATCAGGATCTGTTTGCCCGCTGGGGCGGTGAGGAATTCATTTTGTTGTGCGAAACTTCTGTCCTTGATGAGGCACGACGTATTGCCGAAAAACTGCGCTCCAGCATTGCCGCCTATCCGTTCACCACTGTCAACCACCTCACCTGCTCCTTCGGTGTCTGCTCACCGGAACAACAGGATCTGCCATTCGATGTGTTGTTTAAAAATGCCGACGTAGCGTTGTACCGAGCCAAAGAGATGGGACGTAACCGGGTGTGCTGCAGCTGA